A stretch of DNA from Limanda limanda chromosome 16, fLimLim1.1, whole genome shotgun sequence:
AGTTCCCAGTGACATCACTGCCAGGGACGTATGCCAGCTGTTCGTCCTGAAGAACCACTGCATCGATGACCACAGCTGGACCCTGTTTGAAAACCTCTCGCATCTGGGAATAGGTAAGACTTTGTTTTCTGAAAAATGTTCTCCATGTGAGAATGTAAAAATCTCAATGACAGTATGGTTAATAATAAAATCTCAAAATGCTTGAGATGTGTTTAAGTCAAAGTTCAGGCTGCAAACGGCATTTCTGAGAGAACAATCCATGGATCATGatgacaaaatatttaaaaactggatctagtgaatttcaaatgtggtttcataatgggactgtttggcctttcTAGAtgtcatttagttttttcagcCAGTGACGGTGTTAAtccttttatttagtttttcgcAATGAACCATAAGCAAAATATGTAATCCTATAAATCAGGTGAAGTGCTTTAGGTGAGATGCTTGATTTGATGATAGGATTAAGTAGTGGTGTTGGTGTAGATGTATGAGCGCTGAATAAATCGCTGTcgtctgtttgttctgttgaaTCCTAAACCACATGGTGTAAAATGTGAGAGGAGCTGATGTGGGATTGTGTCTCATTCAGCGTGAGACATCAATTATAGATCTTCCTGGTGCAGAATGTTATTACTCTATTGGAATTGCAATAGTAGAGACGTATTGCAGTGCATGTATAAAGACATCACTGTCTACACTGAGACCAATGGATTTTCTCTCATTGTATCTGTCGACTGGGCTTTGCTGTTATTTTCCAAGCtgcacaacctgctgctgctgattaaCAGTTGAATTGATGCACAATTTCAAAAAGATTTGCTGTAACCTGATTTACGTAACATGCACTGTGATGTCAGTATATGTTACATCATCCCCTCGATTTGCATTTAATAGTGCTGCATGAAAAGCAACAAATATATAGTTCTTAGTGAGCCAACGgtggaaaacacacaattttGTCAATGATAAAACTGATCTGCAAGGTGACTGTGTGACTGTATGAATGATTTCTCAGCTGCATTTTCACACCATTGCACACATTACGTAATTCATCCATCTGCCCTGTTTCACTCGTCAGTGTTTTAGTCGAGACTACATTTCCCTGCTTTCCACAGAAAAGCTTGACTCCAGATATTTGTTATTCAACTTTTCAGATAAACTAATGGATAAAATCTCCAGTACGTGTTGACATAATTCACATGATATATTATAATACTTTAATAACATTTAATTGTGTCAAAATACAAGATTTAGTAATTTTAGGGATTGTAGATAGATAGTTTCTATATAGGATCTAGAATATAGATTGCTTTTTGCACAACATACAAAGAGTATCTATAAATCcgaattaaatttaattaaatgtttattatcaCGATAGTGGATAATAACACTCTGCCTGATGACGTCTTTGCCCTGATGTTGCTCATAGTTCAACTTAACTTTACGCGGCTGCCTGAAcaccaaacctttttttttctcccaataATTCCACGATCAGTTTTAGCGTTAGAAAATGATTAGTTTATGTTTTACTGCTTTAGATTACACGCTCATAAAAGGTTAATAATCAAACTTTGTTCCTCGAAGTTGAGCAGTAAAGTTCCAGGAGAATCTTATGCACATGCGCTTTTCTCTGAGATCTTTAACTTTGGTTTGATTCTTTCGCGTCTCCATGTTATCTCCACAGAGCAGTGAAACACACAAGCTgcatttttactttcttttcttcgTGTGTTACTAGAGAGAACCATTGAAGACCATGAGTCTGTTATGGAGGTGCTGTCAGGCTGGGGGATGGACACAGACAGCCGGCTGTGTTTTAGGAAGAATTATGCTAAATATGAATTCTTCAGGAAACCTCTGGTGAGTAACTTGTGTGCATGGCGATTCATTCACGCACTTTTGCATTTGATGCATCATCCTGCAGGTATTCCCACCATGGTGTGATATGAGGAGTTTCAGCGCTGTTGTAATACTCGGGTGCTTTCATATTGGTAGGAGTTTTTCCCGGATCACATGGTCTCCATATCCAGTGAAACCAATGGGATGGTGGATCCCTCTCAGCTTATACAGGTATCATGTTCTCTCTAATAACAGTCAACTCTTATTGACCTTGAGTGAGCTAATTGTGAGTTTCTCAACCTCAggctaaatgtgtgtgtgtgtggttatttCTAGAatcaactacacacacacacacacacacacctacacatgtAATAACAAATATTTCTCTACCCAACGCAGACTTTCCTCAACTCTAGCACTTGTCCAGAGATACATGGGCACCTTCATGCCAAAGAGATAAGCAGGAAGTCTTGgaagaagttttattttgtcctgCGGAGGTCGGGCCTTTATTTTTCCAGTAAGGGAATGTCCAAGGTCAgtaaaacaaaatcatccaCAGGATGTTGTAGTCTCTGCATTGTCGGAAAATCAAAAGCTATTATAATCCagtgggaatttttttttttctaaccctaaccctaaaaccattCTTTTGCAGCcaatacttttatttctgttgctttttatgaaaaataaaattgcaCAGCACCATTTGCAAAATAGAAACGCCTGATTAAATCTATGAATGAATCCTATGAATGTACCTTAGCACAGTGGGTTCATATATTTCTCACTTGTGTTGTGAAAGGGCAGGGAAACAGGTTGAGCTTGATTTTCCTTAGGTCAGCTGGCACAGCAGCCAGGCAGAAACAGTGGTCTCAATGCTGCTGACAAGTGAACCTCATACCGAGGCAGCGGCCGTGCCAACGCAAACTTCTCAACTGCTTTCATTTCCTACAACAGTGGACCTTTTGTTTGTCGAGCACAGGAAGGCTTTGGTACGGTGCCCGCTTTTTGATTGAGCAGGTTTACATTCATCTGTGGTCTCGGTCGAACACATTGCAAGTCAGTCCGCACAGTCGCTCACAGCTGTGGCTTTACTTTAAATAAGGAAGTGGGAACAGTGTGTCACATGAAAAGCAGAACAGTGGTAGTCCttgtgcttttttcttttttcgccTCGAAAATGATCTCTGGCACAATGTGACTGTTCATACTGTCTCAGTACAGCTCAAATCAATATTTCTAAATTTATCCTTATCTCTCTAATTACATTTTGTAGTTCAACCGCACCCAGAATCGCAGATAATAGACTCAATGAATAATATGCATTGTTATATATGCAACTTAACCTGCTACTCTATCCTAAATCAGCTACATAGATCAGACTGTAACAGTGGATTAATTCAATTCCTAATAGTGTTTATCAACGCTTTGCTGTTAAAGTTTTATGAGAATAATTTTCtattaaattataaaatcaAACGACATTGCCACTCAGTACATtgtatacctccaccaaggtccaacagtcccctcatgaaatgaatgaaataaattaattagtTCCGTGAGTTATTATCAGAGCaagcaatgaaaatgttgaaacacTCCCCatctctcaatgttaaagaaaatgaaaaaagattcctggatccgcTCCAAATTGGTTCTGTGACTGTCCTGATCCTTTcttcaaaaaatataaaaaataaataaaagatatgatttaatattgtatgttgttgtgtctgtgttgtacAGGAACCAAGGCATCTCCAGTTCATTGCCGACTTCAGCGACTGCGACGTCTACAGCGTCCCGTCTGCCAAAAAACTGCACGGAGCGCCCACAGATTACGGCTTCTGCGTCAAGGTACCATCACTTTTCTGGACATGGTAAACGTgcactggaggagcagaggtaTTGATTTCCAGCATGTTGAGCTCCATTAGTTTTTAATGTtacgtctctccctctctgcagtcCACAAAGTGTTGCTCAGCGCGGGACCTGAAGCTGTTCTGTGCCGATGATGAGCCGACCAGGACCTGCTGGATCACGGCCTTGCGCTTGTTAAAGGTCGGCTTGCTCATCTCAAACTCCAGGCCCATGTCTGAGAGGAGGAATGTCGAGTCAATGCTGGAGTCAGATTTAGCTTTGGGAGGAGGTCAAGGAAAGATATTGAGTGATGCAGGATTAGCAGCCCCTCTCTTGATAGCAGCAGCATGTTGTCTGGATGTCTGCTCGAAACCGGTTAAAGCATTAGACGCTCTCCTTCAAATCTATAAATAACCGACAGTAAAGCACAGCAGACTGATATACTTGTATCTGTCCATTTTATCACTCTTCTACAGGTTGAGTGAAAGTGTTTGTAAAGTTATAATTTAAGTATGACCTGTTTCTATTTCAGTATGGGATGCAGCTGTACCAAAACTTCATTCAGCCACACCAGAAACAAAAAGCCTCCCCGATGGTAAGTGAAGCTCAGATTATTATCACACTGTCCTGGGATTCTGTTGGAAATAATAATAGATGTAtatttaaagctgcttttaTCAGTATTCGTACACATTCACAATGAATTAAATGACAATGTGAAACCAGTTGATTGTAGTGACGAATCTGCATTAACCTGAAATGTTGCAGTTCCTGTTAGCTGTATGAGACCTTTTGATTTtccaagtgaagccaaaatgtcctttGTAGGAACGCCGCCATGTCCAGTAGATGGAGTTTAGAGTTAAAGTCCCACTGATATAAGCGCTCGAGTCAGTCATTTTTGCTATAAAATCAAATAgctaattcaaaccaaacttagAGGAGCATCTGAACATACAGTATGATGTGAACAAAAATAATTCTGCCGTTACTTTATATTTTGTTACATGTCAcatctgccaacatggaggaggcaggaccTGAGTCTCACCTTCTGAGAGCAGCCATGTCCTGTGTCTTTATGTGCAGTCTGTAATAATACATGCTCAGCACTTATTCTAAAGTGTGAATCTCACGCTGAGGGTCATCGAAGGAACATGAATGGAacatgtgttaaaaaaaaaatcagctggGCCTAACACTTGCCAACACATACAGTAGCAGTGTAGCACTGTGGTGATATAATGCGTAGGACAAATATGGCACCTTCAGTGTGCTAATGCAGGTTTCTCTTCCCAGAAAATAGCCTTAGACTCATCTGGGAGTCATTTTGTGGCAGCGAACACAATCTATTAATGGCTTTTGGACATGCTCATGAACCCTCTCCTTTCTAAAAATACACGGCGATCAGCTGCTCTCAGATTTAACAACTCATCACCTCTCCTCCGCTGTTAGAGGTTCATGTGTGTCCAGCAGCCTTCGCCAAGAAGATTATAGAAAAAGATCGAGGAGTGCACGAGTGTGCCAAACGCCGGGTCAGGCTGGTGAATCTGCTGTAGGTTACATGACCGTTTTAGCCGTTGGTGCCAAAATGAGAATACAGCTTCATGTGTTCACACTGGAAAGTAAATAACAGCCATAGTTGTACACAACGTTACTGTAAGTCAAACTTTGATAAGGGGTGATAAGTATCTTTGAGTAGATAAGAGTAACTGGAACGCTGCTGTCCTCGAGGTAAACACTGCTCACTTTGTTTTTGCCCCTTGTGAGCGTTGTAGCTGGTAGAGGAATGAACGTGGCAACTGTGAAGCTCCTCGTTAATCCTGATAAGAGGAGTTTCcttctgtgtgtgcagctgtttAGAGCCATTCGCTTGATGGCCGCTTAAATGGGTAaaatgtgtccatgtgtccTTCTCCTCACGGCCTCTCTTATCCTCCTTACACTGGGTTTTCTGTCTGGAATCATCTAGAAATGATGACGCCACTAGATGGCAACCCAATACCACAAGAAGTCAATCCTCTGGGttaataaaataacacagtATCTGTATTTCCAGCTTTTCcatgaaaaataaagcaaaaagtgAGATCTCTTTTACGACTTTTATTCCAAAATAACAGCATATG
This window harbors:
- the grb14 gene encoding growth factor receptor-bound protein 14 isoform X2; its protein translation is MLCTQPCIGYRACKTSELCSISNRGAVIKVYNEDNTSRAVEVPSDITARDVCQLFVLKNHCIDDHSWTLFENLSHLGIERTIEDHESVMEVLSGWGMDTDSRLCFRKNYAKYEFFRKPLEFFPDHMVSISSETNGMVDPSQLIQTFLNSSTCPEIHGHLHAKEISRKSWKKFYFVLRRSGLYFSSKGMSKEPRHLQFIADFSDCDVYSVPSAKKLHGAPTDYGFCVKSTKCCSARDLKLFCADDEPTRTCWITALRLLKYGMQLYQNFIQPHQKQKASPMRSISESSLVAMDFSGQKSRVIENPSEAMSVAVAEGLSWRRKSCHRLSGHGSPSTSLSSMYTIALHMAQTWFHSKLSREEAQRLITQQGLVDGVFLLRDSQSNPKTFVLSLCHMQKVKHFQILPVDDEGDLFYSLDDGHTQFTDLIQLVEFYQLNRGVLPCKLKHHCARIAL